A window of the Vanessa cardui chromosome 27, ilVanCard2.1, whole genome shotgun sequence genome harbors these coding sequences:
- the LOC124541138 gene encoding chorion class A protein Ld2/Ld41-like gives MAALAFLLFCFQACLLQNVCSQYVGGAYGPGIYGTPCGCGADLVPAAFSAYPEFAAYGGVGVGDVAVAGEMGVAGVTSVAGQVPVLGAVEFGGIVPAAGTVSIAGNCGCGCNGEYFY, from the exons ATGGCCGCCCTCGCCTTCCTGCTCTTCTGCTTCCAAGCTTGCTTGCTTCAG AATGTCTGCAGCCAGTACGTGGGTGGTGCGTATGGCCCAGGGATCTATGGTACCCCATGTGGCTGTGGAGCTGATCTCGTCCCCGCTGCGTTCTCCGCTTACCCGGAGTTCGCTGCGTATGGCGGAGTAGGCGTGGGTGATGTGGCGGTAGCTGGTGAGATGGGCGTCGCCGGTGTAACCTCGGTAGCTGGTCAGGTGCCTGTGCTCGGCGCTGTTGAGTTCGGCGGTATCGTGCCGGCTGCTGGCACTGTGTCCATCGCCGGGAACTGCGGCTGCGGTTGCAATGGTGAGTATTTTTACTAA